The window AACactgacaaaaatataaaacacccaggttaacagaagaaattgattatttaaataactcaatataaaaaaataaactaaataagtCATAAAAGAACTCTTAAAAAGATACTCTAATGCCAATGAactcacaagtgaattctatgaaacattcaGAGAATAATTACTTccaacataaaataaattatttggaaaaaatagaaaaaagaaaggacctttctaatctttttttttaaatgatgtgaatataattttgatatttaacccaaataaagacaaagaagagaaaggaaactaTACACCAATattcctaatgaacattgatataaaaaaaaatttaagtaaattttttaaagtaagactTAAGTAAGACACActgactttttaaatattataatataccagattggatttataccaagaatgcataGTTGATTCAATATAAGGAAGACTCTGAACATAATAAGCCATaagtaataaaaaccatatgattatatcaaataCAGGctgaaaaggcttttgacaaaatctaatacttgtttctgttttaaaaaataacaatagagcaccaaccctgatggcaggaggacctgagttcaaatttgacctcagtcatttaacatttcctaactgtgtgaccctggccaagtcacttaaccccaattgcctcaagaaaaaaaaaatagaaaggataacACTAAGTTAATTTTTCCTTAACATATTAAATAAGTATCTGTCTAAAAACCAAAAGAAGTGTTATGTAACAGAGCAAAGTTAGAGGTTTTTTCCCCAACAAAATCTGGGATAAAATTAGAAAGCCGATTATTATCACTCCTATTTAACATTGTGCTAAAAATGCTAGATATAGCAGtaactcaagaaaaagaaatcaagggatgaacacaaagaagaaacaaaattatcattttcagaAGATGATACAGTAGTCTATTTaaataatcctaaaaaaaattaaaaaattaattgaaacaataaagtCATCAAGTGTTAGGATTTAACTAAATCTCTGTAAATTATTAACTTTCCAGTATATTATTAACAAAGTACTGCAGgatgagatagaaagagaaataaaatacaaaataattacaaaatgtttaaaatatttcgAAATCTAGCTACCAAGATACatataagaattaaatgaatgaaactaCAAAACATgtatagaaataaagacaaactCAAATGACTGGAGAAATTAAATTTCTCATAGGCAGGTCATAACAACATATAATAAAATCACATTACCAAAATAAATTTGCTTATTTAGTGCCAAATCAATAAAACTaccaaaagactattttatagagttagaaaaaaataacaaaattcattgagtaagaaaagatttcaaggggaataatgaaaaaatagagaaagaagggagtatCTATAGGGAACATACAAATCCTAAAATATATTACAatgcagtaatcatcaaaattatttggtactagttaagaaatGGGTCAATAAATTAAATAGATTACGTACAAAAGCAAATGGACACAATATCAGAGTGTTTGGTGAACCCAAAGTCCCCAGTTACTGGGGTAAAGATTCATCATCTGACAAAAACATTTGAGAAAGCTGAGTagtctgacagaaattaggtATAGATCAACAGCTCATACTCTACACTAAGATAAACTCCAGATGAATATGtaacagatttttttaatgacatcataagcaaattgaagtgaggaagaaattaccttttaGATCCATAGATAAGTTCATGATCAAACAAGGAAATTGAGatgatcacagaagataaaatgaacaattttgattacataaatttttttaaatttttgaataaacaaaaccaatgtagctaaAGCGAGAAGGGAAATGtgtaaatagggaaaataaatctttgcagtaagtttctttaaattttcacatcatatgtatatatatgtgtatataggaagaaactgattcaaatttacaaaaacaagtcattccccaatagataaaaggtcaaagaatataaacagatagttttcaaaagaagaaatatatgatACTAAcacttatgaaaaatgctcctaatcactaataattagataagtgcaaattaaagcaattctgaggttcTATTTCCCACCCATTAGATTGGTAAagatgtcaaaaatgaaaagtaacaAAAGTTGAAGGAGCTCTGGGGAAAATATATCCAATAACACTCTCTTGGTGGAACTGCAAATTATTTTAACCAttgtgaaaagcattttggaatATACACAAAAAAAACCTCACTAGACTGGTAATATTGTTTGACTCAGTGATATCACTTCTAAGTCTATgccacaaagagatcaaagaaagagaaaaaaggactcagatatacaaaaaatatttatagcaacttttctGTTGTAGGAGGAAACAACTAAAAACTAGAGGTGTAATCTGTTAGGGAATGGTTAAACAGATTAGGGCAGATAagtatgatggaatattattgaatcataagaaataatgaaatggacaGTTCCAGAGAAAATCTATTTGAACCAATGTACAGTGATGTAAACGGGACTaagacaatttatataataacaacattataaagaaaaacaaagatgtgaGAATTCTTATTAGTGCAATGACAAATCAACAATTCCAGAAGACCAAAGATGAAGCATACTGTGTAACCCCAATAAAGAGATAATGGAATCAAAATGCAAAGTGAAACatatttttagacatggccaatgAGAAAACTTGTCTTGcttaacaatatttattttttaggaaggttttcttttttcttttgttcatgcAGGCTGGGGGGGGgcaaatagaaagaaggaaaaattgctaatttaaatttttttttaaactctaattTGAAAAAAGTATGTActattatgtgaaaaaaattaaaataattaaatttttaaaaaactaaataaaattcacaaaagaaaacaggaagtgTAGAAGTAACCAATAGAACAATTTTGTGACTatcttcttatatatatatatatatgtataaagtttatacatatatatataaatcaatacatataAGCTTAATatgctttttttaatttagcattttcccagttttatgtaaaagcaattttaacattcatttttaaacacTGAGTTTCAGATTCTTTGCCCTCCTACCCACcccattgagaatgcaagcaattatatgtttcttaaaaaaaaaaaaactatttaaaaatttttttaaatgtaagtgggaactttttttttctttttctttttttttttttccagaacatGACTAATGCAGGGATTTATTTTGCAAGTCTTCATGTTTGGAATGAATTTTGTAAATgttcagaaggaagaaaatttggaactgaacataaaatacaattgaattaggggagggggggaagtaATAGGGAGGAAGAATGTGGAAATCTTTGAGTGACATGCTAAAGAGTTTGAATTTAATCTTAcaggcaatggggagccacaCAGTGAAGATGATTTGATCTTATCAGGGTCATGCATTAGGAAAATTTCTCAGAGAAGAGATTGGGGATGGGAGAGAATAGAAGCTGAATGACTGGTGAAGAGATTATCACAAGATGATGAGGGCAGATGCAAGGGATCTTAGGAAGGATCACTACCACTTGTCAAATGACTGTGCATGTGGGATGAGAGAGGGAAGGGTCAAAGACAGAGGGAAATCCTGAAGCCTGCCATCGCTATTTATGTCAGGGGCGGCTCAGACTCTGTGAGCtaaagaggatgaggaggagggaggatgAAGGCTGAAGGCTGAAGTCATCCAAGGGGACTGACAGGCCCCTGGTTTAATGGACTTCTCCTGGGCTGGGCCCAGTAAGGCCTTCAATGTCATCATCAGATCCATTCCTCTCACTTGCCAGATGATGACTCTGGTTTCCCTGAGAAGATAAGGAATTTTCCCAAAGTCAGAGCTATGGGCAGAGCTACAGAATATCAAAATCCATGTCTTATGACAGAACTCACAGTTTTTCCAATTTTGATaatctttataatctgttttgatTTTCTGCTTAGACCAAGGGTTCCTAATCACCTTCATGGACCTTTTGAGCAATCTGGTAAAGCCTGTGGACTTCTCAGAATcctgtatttttttgttgtttgtttttgtttttgttttcgtttttgctgaggcgattggggttaagtgacttgtccagggtcacatagccaggaagtgttaaatatctgaggtcagatttgaactcaggtcctcctgatttggGGCTGcaccactgcaccaactagctgcccctaaaatcatgtttttaaatgcataaaatatggattgcaaaagaaaccaaaagttagtaaaaaataaagatatatattgttttccaaaaaaaaaaaaaatatattgttttccatACAAGTTCATAGAACACCTAAAATTCATATGCAGGCCCCTTTGGGGCACCCTTGGGGGTCTACAAGCCCTTAGGTTAGGGAGAGGGGGAAACCTGAGAGAAGGAAGCTCAAGGGCAGTCAGCAAGGCTGAGGTGGGATTCAAAGTCTGAGGTGGAGTCCCCCGATCTCCTCATTGTTTCCTAAGGATTTCAAGAAACCAGATGGAGGCTGGGGCGTCTTGAAGCTTTGACTTGGAAGATTTTCGGGCACTGCTGAGAGGCAGGATTTTTCAGGGGAACTGGAAGAAAACCCTCCTTTCAGGCTTCAAATGTCTGTAACCTGGCCCCATCCCTCCAAGGAGGGATCCACTGCACTTATAGCCTTGCTCTTCTCTCCTTTCAGTCTTGCTGCTGGGGGCTCTGTAAAATCCAGTCCTTTCTCTGAGCCAAGAACAGGAACCAAAGCCTGGGAGAGAGGCAAGCTTTACTTGTATCTCTTCAATATTCCTAACCCCTGGGATCACCGTGCCAGAAGGCCCCCCACTTTGGCAGATTGCAGGAGGGCGGAGTAGATAGTCAGGGATTCTGCTCTCTTCCTGGGAATGGCAGCCTCTCAGACCCTCTGAGATCCCCACTGAGAAAGAGTGGGGACCTTTTGATCCTTTATGGACTCCTCCTGGGCTGGGCCCAGTAAGGCCTTCAATGTCATCATCAGATCCATTCTTCTCACTTTCCAGATGATGACTCTGGTTTCCCCAAGAAGGTAAGGAATTTTCCCAGAGTCAGAGCTATGGGCAGAGCTATGGAGTATCAAAATCTGATACTCAATCTGATCCTTTATGGCCAGAATCATAGAATGTGCAAGCAAGAACTGAGGGAAGGTAGGAGGCAAGAAGTGGAGAACTAAACTCCTAAACAAGAGAGAACTGCATTGGGAAAATCTAAAGCATGTAGCCATAATTttagaatcttttaaaatcttttaaaaatgggaCTAAATCAATTTCAAAGTGCTTGGATGCCCGTTGACGATTTAGCTTTTTAGATATAATAGAACTTAGGTTTTACATTGTTGTAAGTTcattctagttaaaaaaaaaaaaaactgaacttttATGATACATTTAATACTGAGGTTTTTCAGAGTCGAGTATTTCTGTAACAaacatacatgtaatatatatacacatatatgttgcCTATTCAATtgcaaatttcaaaaataattcagCTGGATTTTGCTTAGTTATTTAATctgctattttcttttaaagtaaattaaatggaaaaaggacTTTGAACTTTTGAATGTTGATGGCAATGTAGTTAGCTTATAAATTAACAGGTAGCTTTTAGGGGTTCTAACTTCTTGAAGTATTGAATGTGcttcttgtatatattttttggcTTATTTCCTAATGTTAATTTGACAGAGAGAACATAAAGATTCCTGGGATGTTTATAATTGATACACTAGGCCATGAATCTTTCAGATaagaacaaactttaaaaaatctctcagtttttattcttaaatgaaattctcttcaattgttttttctttcaactgTGTTAAATGATTTCCCACTGTTAATTTCGCTTTTGTTAATTTGTGATGTATTGTCATATTTACaagtttttctatatatattcaaATTGATATTGGAAACAATACTTTTATTCTACTTTAATTTGGTTATGTTACTTGCATGGAAAGTAGACATGATTATAGTTTCATTAGGGTAGCTTCTAATAGCCTAATACCAGAAGTTCCCCTATTCATGTGATCCTAGTTTTAGAACTAGGAGACACCTTAGAGGCcattaaatcaattttttcaaatggagaaaatgagaccCAGTAAGGAGACATGACTTGCCTGCATGAGTTGCAGACACCTGAGTATTTTCAAAGGGCAGTAAAAAAGGAGGACAGACATAGGACTTATCCctagaggaagagggaagaggaggggaaaatagaGGGTGGAGTTAGTTACTGGCCACTTCTTAGGACTAGGTGCTTGTgcccaggaagagagagagaatcacaGAGAAGATGATGAGAAAGCCAGGAAGGCTTGGACCTAAACTCCCTGCCTGGTTGATCTCACACTGACAGTTTGGGGGAGACTTGGAAGGCCTTGGGATCCGAGGACTTGGGGCAGAAGGAGGGCAGTCCAACCACTCAGGCCCCATAGGGTGGGGGGAGTCGGGCTCTGCTATCACACTCCCTGGAGCAAATCTCCAGTACTCGGTACCCTTGAAGAAGTAGGTATCACCTTTAGAatgagaaggagaggagaggtcAGTCATGGTACTTCTTAGAAAACTacttattctaaaataaaagcttttctatatttcaacatttatacaaaaatagttttcagcattcacccttgcaaaaccttgtctttcatatttttctccctccctacccaTCTCCTCCTTCCCatagatagcaaataattcaatataccaaaaaatataatataatacaatatacaataaaCATGTACAATAGAAGACTATTAATTCAATCTTCCCCAGACCCAGGCATCTGGATGCTCAGTTCTACTTTCTCCATCAAATCAATCAGCATCCCACCCTCAAccctccctcacacacacacacatacctttgTTGCCAATAGTTACATCATCAGGTGCTGAAGGTGCTCCCTCCCATAGGCTCAGACTCTTGGGGTAACCTGGGTCAACTCTGTGGATGGACTCATCAAAACGCCAATACTGTTCACCTCGAATCAGGTAAGTCTTCCCATTCTGGGGCCAAGAGAAAACAGCATCCACAACTTCTCCAGGGGGAAGGCCCAGTTCAGTTAGCAGCTTTGGGGAGCCAGGCTCCAGCTGCCGGTCCTGAAACACCCAGAACTTCTGTCCTGAGGATCAGGAGGAATAAAGTCAGTTAATATAAAACCTCATCACTGTGGTCCCTTCCCTCCACAATGTCTAGTTCCCAGTCTTGTGCTTGTGCCTTTCTAACTCCTTCTCTGAAGTTTTCCTAGTCTCCCTTTTCCTCACCCCTTCCTCCACCAGTTCTCCATGTCCTTCTCTGAAGCTTTCCTAGTCTATCTCCCTTTTCCTCACCCCTTCCTCCAGCAGTTCTCAgtgtctctctttccatctctgtctctgcctgatAATTGTTTTACCCTCTTCATTCTTCTTGCTCCCTTGCAATTCTCTTCTCTCCACACATCTTCCCAGTCTCTTTGGCTCTTTCCCAACTTCCTACTCATCTCGCTTCTCCAAACCCAGCTGCATTCCACCCTTCACTCCATTTACCGCTGAAAAGCAGGATACGTCCATCCGAAGGCCGAGAATAAGCTGCATCCACGGTTGACACGTGTTCAGGCAGCCCTTCCCAAAATCGGTGCAGCTTTGCAGGTCGAGGAGACACCAGCTGGCCTGAGGGCTGAAGGCGCCAGAACCAGGGTCCTGGGGACAGGAGGGGTCACCAATGAATCAGCCCTGTAGCTACTGGAGTTCTCTACCTACCTTTGCCAGGACTCCAAATGACACAAGATAGCTGGGCTCTTGgcattgggcatcagaatataTGGAGTTAAAAGGGCCATTATTATGGAGGGGTCTGAAGCAAAGGAAAATAGAACTAGATGGCCCAGGGGACGAGAGAAGAGAAATGGTGAGAGAGTCAGCATTTTAGGGCAAATAGGAGTCAAAGTCACTCACCTTTAAAGAAGAAGACTTCACCACGGATGTTGGCGATAGCATCAAAATTACCAGAACATCGGTCTGGAACTGGGACCGAAGGGCTGGGAGGAAGTGTAGGagtgggaaagagaaatgagagtgagacagagaacTGGGGGTATCatgaggggaggagaagggaaccAAAGAGGGGATAATGAAGGGGACCAGGGTGAAATTGGGGATTGAGCAAAAGAGGAAGGGGATATTCACCTATCTGGAGGCTGTTCAGGGGGTTGGGGTGGAGGAACCAGGGGTTTCTGAGTTGGCTCTGGGTGGGGACTGTTTGGAGCCTTTCCTGGAAAGAAGCAGAGTTAGACATGGGGTAAAATAGAGAGGCTGAAAGGCAGCTAGCTCTAGGAAGGGTTCTCTTTGTCATTATCAAGATGaagaatgatggaaaagacaaatgGTCTGGCGGTTAGAAGTCTTGGGTTCCAGTTTTATGTTtattacttattagctatgtaaccttagTTGAAACATTTCCTATCTGAGTTTCAGctttctcatatgcaaaatggagataataatacctgctTTTCTAGAATTGTGATGAAGATTAAATATTAAGAACCAATGGGGAGGGGTGGAAGGTGGAAGTGATATAGAGAATAGAGAAGGaattttgtggggtttttgttgttgttgttcccatAACTCTTAGTCCAGatctgggaaaaggaaaaatagagggTCACAGGGCTCACCATAAAGCTGCTGTATCCCTTCTCGGTCATCAGGTGGAAGTCGATACTTTGAGGGGTCCCCAGCTGGACCCTGGTAGAAAGGTCGCATGATGGAGTTGGGGGCAGAGGAGTGGGCCAAGCCCAAGGCATGGCCAAACTCATGGACAGCTACAGCAAACAGGTCTGTCCCACCACCATCTGTGGGTTGGGAGGAGGCAGGAATTGAGTGGTGAAAAAAGAGACTTTGATCCAAATACATCTTCCATACAGCTGCCAAAGGGATTTTGCTACAGTGCAGATCTGACTTCTGTCACTCCTCTACTCTATAAACTTCAATGACTCCCTACAGCTTCTAGGATAAAGCACATGcttctttttggcttttaaagcatTTCACAATGTGTCACCAACCTACCTTTCCCACTTAGCTTCCTTACTTCTCTTCCTAGTCTAGCCAAGATCCTTATTCATAAGGAACTCCTGTCTCTGTGCCCAGAACTGGCTGTCCATCCCCCAGTGCCTAGAAtgtgctacacacacacacacacacacacacacacacaaagagagagagagagagagagagagagagagagagagagagagagagagagattttgtaTATATAGCCCTAAGCCTAGGACCTAGCAGTAGTAGTCACTAAATGCTTGATGATCAATTGATTGgtccatctccctccctccctcatgaTGGTCCTAACCTGCAGCCCTCTAGTTAAGGATGACTTACATGAGCATATGGCTGGTTCCAGAAAGGAGAAGCccaacaaagaaaaaacacaatttgCAGAAAGGAGTAGTTCTGGCCAAGATGATTCTTCTTGGCTCTCCTGTTTCCTCTGACTTATAGCATTTAAAACTTACCGCAGTCTCCACACTACCCAGGTGCTACAATGATATCTTTATTTCCTCTAGCCAACCTGACCccctattttttccctcatttagaacaccctcctccttcctctcatcttcttcatatcctccttatccttCAAGATCCCTCAGGTCCCACTTCTTCCAGAAAGCCTTCCTGGTCAGCCTAAAGAGTCTAAAATCCTTAGAATTCAACCCAGTCTCTCACACAGTCTTTTGCTATTCATTGTTCCGGTCCATGTTATATTCCCCCAACCCAACTGAACTCCTCCTGAGACCAGAGGTCTTATCTTCTGCTTCTTATAAATTAGCCTCCACTCTTTCCCTCTCAGCTTCTATCTACTCCAGTGATCCCTGCAGAATTATATGTGGAGCAGGAACTCAGTAAACTCTTGTTGGATGTAATAGAGAATAAGGTcctcagggaagggaagggaaatatgTCTGTGGAGGGGATTGATCTCCACAGAATAAGGGTTGTCTGAGGAATAAAGAGGAGGAGTCCAAGGAGACCGTACCACTTGCCCCAAAGGTCCAAACTTCCTCATCATCAAAGTGGGTATCCCCAGAGATGGGGTGGTCCCCAGGGAAGAAGGCATGGGCCAACGTGCCCCCAGGCCCATCAAAGGGGTAGCTGTCCTTGTGATAGGCGCGAGCAAAGTCGATGAGGAGCTCCGGCTCTGTTCCTGCCCTGGGTTCAGCCTCCTGGAATGTCATCCCCACCTCAGTTCCCCAGGCATTCAGAGCATAGTGCATCAGGCTTCGAACAGTATCCTTGTTGAGGGCAGAGCCTTGTG of the Sarcophilus harrisii chromosome 1, mSarHar1.11, whole genome shotgun sequence genome contains:
- the MMP25 gene encoding matrix metalloproteinase-25 — translated: MWLRERPVLTLLLLLLLPFPARTLEPSAQDVSLSVDWLTRYGYLPPPHPAQAQLQSPEQLRDAIKIMQRFAGLKETGLMDQATLATMKKPRCSLPDVLGVAGLVRRRRYALTGSFWKKKQLFWRVRSFPQGSALNKDTVRSLMHYALNAWGTEVGMTFQEAEPRAGTEPELLIDFARAYHKDSYPFDGPGGTLAHAFFPGDHPISGDTHFDDEEVWTFGASDGGGTDLFAVAVHEFGHALGLAHSSAPNSIMRPFYQGPAGDPSKYRLPPDDREGIQQLYGKAPNSPHPEPTQKPLVPPPQPPEQPPDSPSVPVPDRCSGNFDAIANIRGEVFFFKGPWFWRLQPSGQLVSPRPAKLHRFWEGLPEHVSTVDAAYSRPSDGRILLFSGQKFWVFQDRQLEPGSPKLLTELGLPPGEVVDAVFSWPQNGKTYLIRGEQYWRFDESIHRVDPGYPKSLSLWEGAPSAPDDVTIGNKGDTYFFKGTEYWRFAPGSVIAEPDSPHPMGPEWLDCPPSAPSPRIPRPSKSPPNCQCEINQAGSLGPSLPGFLIIFSVILSLFLGTST